The following coding sequences are from one Ornithorhynchus anatinus isolate Pmale09 chromosome 11, mOrnAna1.pri.v4, whole genome shotgun sequence window:
- the G6PC1 gene encoding glucose-6-phosphatase gives MDWLHDLGVRAARYLQETFPGAEGWFLLVSALADLRNVFFVLFPAWFYLRRPVAVRLVWVAVVGDWLNLVFKWILFGQRPYWWVQDSGYYNNATIPQIRQFPVTCETGPGSPSGHAMGAAGVYYVMVTALLTIARGKKKPKLGYRCLQVLLWSAFWGLQVNVCLSRIYLAAHFPHQVVAGVFAGIAVAEASRHTPGIFTASLQRYLAVTLLLFSVAIGLYLALRVLGVDLLWTLEKAQRWCQRPEWVHIDTTPFASLLKNLGSLLGLGLALHWPLPRMPVWPLPIRLACVAISLALLHLFDLLRPPSKPELLFYALSFCKSAAVLLTTAVWVPYGVHRLLDWHKRKAP, from the exons atgGACTGGCTGCACGACCTGGGCGTCCGCGCCGCCCGCTACCTGCAGGAGACCTTCCCGGGGGCCGAGGGCTGGTTCCTGCTGGTGTCCGCCCTGGCCGATCTGCGCAACGTCTTCTTCGTGCTCTTCCCCGCCTGGTTCTACCTGCGCCGGCCCGTGGCCGTGCGCCTCGTCTGGGTGGCCGTCGTCGGGGACTGGCTTAACTTGGTCTTCAAGTG GATTCTCTTTGGGCAACGGCCCTATTGGTGGGTGCAAGACAGCGGTTACTACAACAACGCGACCATCCCGCAAATCCGCCAGTTCCCAGTCACCTGCGAGACTGGCCCAG GTAGCCCCTCGGGCCACGCCATGGGCGCAGCCGGTGTGTACTACGTGATGGTGACGGCGCTGCTGACCATCGCCCGGGGCAAAAAGAAGCCAAAGTTAGGCTACCG CTGCCTACAGGTGCTGCTCTGGTCCGCCTTCTGGGGTCTTCAGGTGAACGTCTGCCTGTCCCGCATCTATCTGGCTGCACACTTCCCACACCAGGTCGTGGCCGGCGTCTTCGCAG GCATTGCCGTGGCCGAGGCTTCCCGCCACACCCCGGGCATCTTCACGGCCAGCCTGCAGCGCTACCTGGCAGTGACCCTGCTGCTGTTCAGCGTGGCCATTGGCCTCTACCTGGCACTGCGGGTCCTGGGGGTGGACCTGCTCTGGACCCTGGAGAAGGCCCAGCGCTGGTGCCAGCGGCCCGAGTGGGTGCACATCGACACGACGCCTTTCGCCAGCCTCCTCAAGAACTTGGGCTccctgctggggctggggctggcccTGCACTGGCCCCTGCCCCGCATGCCCGTCTGGCCCCTGCCCATCCGCCTGGCCTGTGTGGCCATCTCGCTGGCCCTCTTGCACCTCTTCGACCTCTTGCGACCCCCGAGCAAGCCTGAACTGCTCTTCTACGCGCTGTCCTTCTGTAAGAGCGCGGCCGTGCTGCTGACCACCGCCGTCTGGGTCCCCTACGGGGTCCACCGCCTCCTGGACTGGCACAAGAGGAAGGCGCCGTAG
- the LOC100075053 gene encoding alanyl-tRNA editing protein Aarsd1 isoform X3, whose translation MCSSGGDARFCSRPWASPQWVGVRRPAAVPPHRRLIRSDDCGGRADTGHRGARAAAMARQHAKTLWYDRPRYVFMEFCVEDSVDARVLIEDYRVVFSCKTPDGVELYNEIPLFARVNSKDSQDKRSGRSVTCFVRKWKEKVAWPRLTKEDSKPVWLAVDFDNWRDWEGEEEGELAQVEHYAELLKKVSAKGPAPAMDDLDLATTVLSCLPAEQQLERGGRPESLTGFHVLLADTVLFPEGGGQPDDRGFIDEVPVLRVIRRGPDACHFVRTALEPGRPVHLRLDWPRRFDHMQQHSGQHLITAVADLLFGLKTTSWELGKQRSVIELDAPELTPAQVVAIEQEVNEKIRARVPVSVKELEATDPEVEKVRSRGLPDDHAGPIRVVNIEGLDSNLCCGTHVCNLAELQVIKLLGVEKGKKNRTNLVFLAGGRVLQAVERSYGRERALTGRLKCGPEEHVEAVEKLQASTKLLQKNNLSLLRDLAVLTAQNFKNSPNPACLFVLHRKDGDSEFMNIVANEIGTEKTLLFLTVGDEKGAGLFLLAGPPEAVNTLGPRAAELLQGRGAGKPGRFQGKATKLSQRAEVLTLLRDFVHGQGAED comes from the exons ATGTGCTCCAGCGGGGGAGATGCCCGCTTTTGCTCCCGACCGTGGGCCAGTCCTCAGTGGGTGGGGGTCCGTCGCCCGGCCGCAGTCCCTCCCCACCGCCGCCTAATAAGGAGCGACGACTGCGGGGGGCGGGCTGACACTGGACACCGCGGAGCCCGGGCAGCGGCCATGGCGCG ACAGCACGCCAAGACCCTGTGGTACGACCGGCCCAGATACGTGTTCATGGAGTTCTGCGTGGAGGACAGCGTGGACGCCCGAGTTCTCATCGAAGACTACCGAGTGGTATTCAG CTGCAAGACCCCAGACGGTGTGGAACTTTACAACGAAATTCCCCTGTTTGCCAGGGTAAACTCCAAG GACTCCCAGGACAAGCGCTCAGGCCGCTCCGTGACCTGCTTCGTGCGGAAGTGGAAGGAGAAAGTTGCCTGGCCACGGCTCACCAAGGAAGACagcaag CCTGTGTGGCTGGCTGTGGACTTCGACAACTGGAgagactgggaaggggaggaggaaggggagctggCCCAAGTGGAACACTATGCCGAG CTCCTGAAGAAGGTCAGTGCCAAAGGCCCAGCCCCTGCCATGGACGACTTGGAC CTGGCCACCACCGTGCTGTCCTGCCTGCCCGCCGAGCAGCAGCTGGAGCGGGGCGGCCGCCCCGAGTCGCTCACCGGCTTCCACGTGCTGCTGGCCGATACGGTGCTCTTCCCCGAGGGCGGCGGACAG CCGGACGACCGAGGATTCATCGATGAGGTCCCGGTGCTGAGGGTGATCCGGCGGGGCCCGGACGCCTGCCACTTCGTCCGGACGGCGCTGGAGCCCGGCCGCCCCGTGCACCTGCGGCTGGACTGGCCAAGGAGGTTCGACCACATGCAGCAGCACTCCG gGCAGCACCTCATCACCGCAGTGGCCGATCTTCTCTTCGGGCTGAAGACCACCTCCTG GGAGCTGGGAAAGCAGCGGAGCGTGATCGAGCTAGATGCTCCCGAGCTGACTCCAGCGCAGGTGGTAGCTATCGAGCAGGAGGTGAACGAGAAGATCCGGGCACGGGTGCCAGTGTCCGTGAAGGAGCTGGAGGCCACCGACCCCGAGGTGGAGAAG GTGCGGAGCCGGGGTTTGCCAGACGACCACGCGGGGCCGATCCGGGTCGTCAACATTGAGGGGCTGGACTCCAACCTGTGCTGTGGCACCCACGTCTGCAACCTGGCCGAACTGCAG GTCATCAAGCTCCTGGgcgtggagaaggggaagaagaaccgCACCAACCTGGTGTTCCTGGCCGGGGGCCGTGTACTGCAGGCCGTGGAGCGGAGCTACGGCCGAGAGCGAGCCCTCACCGGGCGgctcaa ATGTGGCCCTGAAGAGCATGTGGAGGCTGTGGAGAAGCTGCAGGCTTCAACCAAGCTGCTGCAGAAG AACAACCTGTCTCTGCTAAGGGATTTAGCCGTCCTCACCGCCCAGAACTTCAAGAACTCCCCGAATCCCGCCTGCCTCTTCGTCCTGCACAG AAAGGATGGAGACTCCGAGTTTATGAACATTGTTGCCAACGAGATTGGGACTGAG AAGACGCTGCTGTTCCTGACGGTGGGCGATGAGAAAGGAGCCGGCCTGTTCCTCCTGGCTGGGCCCCCTGAGGCTGTGAACACGCTAGGCCCTCG GGCGGCCGAGCTGCTGCAGGGCcgaggggccgggaagccaggCCGGTTCCAGGGCAAAGCCACGAAGCTGAGCCAACGGGCAGAGGTGCTGACGCTGCTGCGGGACTTCGTGCACGGCCAGGGGGCCGAGGACTAA
- the LOC100075053 gene encoding alanyl-tRNA editing protein Aarsd1 isoform X1, with product MAFRCQRDSYARELATTVLSCLPAEQQLERGGRPESLTGFHVLLADTVLFPEGGGQPDDRGFIDEVPVLRVIRRGPDACHFVRTALEPGRPVHLRLDWPRRFDHMQQHSGQHLITAVADLLFGLKTTSWELGKQRSVIELDAPELTPAQVVAIEQEVNEKIRARVPVSVKELEATDPEVEKVRSRGLPDDHAGPIRVVNIEGLDSNLCCGTHVCNLAELQVIKLLGVEKGKKNRTNLVFLAGGRVLQAVERSYGRERALTGRLKCGPEEHVEAVEKLQASTKLLQKNNLSLLRDLAVLTAQNFKNSPNPACLFVLHRKDGDSEFMNIVANEIGTEKTLLFLTVGDEKGAGLFLLAGPPEAVNTLGPRAAELLQGRGAGKPGRFQGKATKLSQRAEVLTLLRDFVHGQGAED from the exons ATGGCGTTCCGGTGTCAGCGGGACAGTTACGCGCGGGAg CTGGCCACCACCGTGCTGTCCTGCCTGCCCGCCGAGCAGCAGCTGGAGCGGGGCGGCCGCCCCGAGTCGCTCACCGGCTTCCACGTGCTGCTGGCCGATACGGTGCTCTTCCCCGAGGGCGGCGGACAG CCGGACGACCGAGGATTCATCGATGAGGTCCCGGTGCTGAGGGTGATCCGGCGGGGCCCGGACGCCTGCCACTTCGTCCGGACGGCGCTGGAGCCCGGCCGCCCCGTGCACCTGCGGCTGGACTGGCCAAGGAGGTTCGACCACATGCAGCAGCACTCCG gGCAGCACCTCATCACCGCAGTGGCCGATCTTCTCTTCGGGCTGAAGACCACCTCCTG GGAGCTGGGAAAGCAGCGGAGCGTGATCGAGCTAGATGCTCCCGAGCTGACTCCAGCGCAGGTGGTAGCTATCGAGCAGGAGGTGAACGAGAAGATCCGGGCACGGGTGCCAGTGTCCGTGAAGGAGCTGGAGGCCACCGACCCCGAGGTGGAGAAG GTGCGGAGCCGGGGTTTGCCAGACGACCACGCGGGGCCGATCCGGGTCGTCAACATTGAGGGGCTGGACTCCAACCTGTGCTGTGGCACCCACGTCTGCAACCTGGCCGAACTGCAG GTCATCAAGCTCCTGGgcgtggagaaggggaagaagaaccgCACCAACCTGGTGTTCCTGGCCGGGGGCCGTGTACTGCAGGCCGTGGAGCGGAGCTACGGCCGAGAGCGAGCCCTCACCGGGCGgctcaa ATGTGGCCCTGAAGAGCATGTGGAGGCTGTGGAGAAGCTGCAGGCTTCAACCAAGCTGCTGCAGAAG AACAACCTGTCTCTGCTAAGGGATTTAGCCGTCCTCACCGCCCAGAACTTCAAGAACTCCCCGAATCCCGCCTGCCTCTTCGTCCTGCACAG AAAGGATGGAGACTCCGAGTTTATGAACATTGTTGCCAACGAGATTGGGACTGAG AAGACGCTGCTGTTCCTGACGGTGGGCGATGAGAAAGGAGCCGGCCTGTTCCTCCTGGCTGGGCCCCCTGAGGCTGTGAACACGCTAGGCCCTCG GGCGGCCGAGCTGCTGCAGGGCcgaggggccgggaagccaggCCGGTTCCAGGGCAAAGCCACGAAGCTGAGCCAACGGGCAGAGGTGCTGACGCTGCTGCGGGACTTCGTGCACGGCCAGGGGGCCGAGGACTAA
- the LOC100075053 gene encoding putative protein PTGES3L isoform X2, protein MCSSGGDARFCSRPWASPQWVGVRRPAAVPPHRRLIRSDDCGGRADTGHRGARAAAMARQHAKTLWYDRPRYVFMEFCVEDSVDARVLIEDYRVVFSCKTPDGVELYNEIPLFARVNSKDSQDKRSGRSVTCFVRKWKEKVAWPRLTKEDSKPVWLAVDFDNWRDWEGEEEGELAQVEHYAELLKKVSAKGPAPAMDDLDDDSDGADAAASP, encoded by the exons ATGTGCTCCAGCGGGGGAGATGCCCGCTTTTGCTCCCGACCGTGGGCCAGTCCTCAGTGGGTGGGGGTCCGTCGCCCGGCCGCAGTCCCTCCCCACCGCCGCCTAATAAGGAGCGACGACTGCGGGGGGCGGGCTGACACTGGACACCGCGGAGCCCGGGCAGCGGCCATGGCGCG ACAGCACGCCAAGACCCTGTGGTACGACCGGCCCAGATACGTGTTCATGGAGTTCTGCGTGGAGGACAGCGTGGACGCCCGAGTTCTCATCGAAGACTACCGAGTGGTATTCAG CTGCAAGACCCCAGACGGTGTGGAACTTTACAACGAAATTCCCCTGTTTGCCAGGGTAAACTCCAAG GACTCCCAGGACAAGCGCTCAGGCCGCTCCGTGACCTGCTTCGTGCGGAAGTGGAAGGAGAAAGTTGCCTGGCCACGGCTCACCAAGGAAGACagcaag CCTGTGTGGCTGGCTGTGGACTTCGACAACTGGAgagactgggaaggggaggaggaaggggagctggCCCAAGTGGAACACTATGCCGAG CTCCTGAAGAAGGTCAGTGCCAAAGGCCCAGCCCCTGCCATGGACGACTTGGAC GATGACTCCGACGGGGCGGATGCTGCCGCTTCTCCCTGA
- the RUNDC1 gene encoding RUN domain-containing protein 1, translated as MAAAEATAEPAAAGEEEEEEDDDDEDDDDDDDDEEDSSSWPPCAAVSEAGAEAGAGPGRSPPSWSPPPSSPERAVRRLRAERRRLDSALLALASHFAQVQFRLRQVVRGAPDDQQRLLRELEDFAFRGCPHVLGPPGTPGTPGTPGLGARRRLPARDASEREKQQHLEVQRERQRELIVQLKTQLDDLETFAYQEGSYDSLPQSVVLERQRVIIDELAKKLGVNLSEDVGVFSPEELRQRVDAAVAQMVNPARVKEQLLGQLKTQIRDLEMFIAFIQDAVGSPSQTEDGRCECGTGPVPAGASSRTGTRPRPGNAKVTPEEARKMRATGLQLLRRALAVLQMFAVTQLGCATGHVPHPLWRPGHGDGDYGPLLRRLEASVDRVRQLALRPPPPPGQAPGGLPDLSPASKDELTVAVRRELTAAVRDLLAHGLGAATASPGMSLVLAPIACLLPVLSSAATSPRAMHPWELFVKYYEAKDGRAFAESPARKLSQAFALPVGGGGSGTPEQGLLAAVHLVLTEHGPFKRGADSELKALVCLALNEQRLVSWLNLVCKSGALVERHYQPWSYVAHTGFEGALALLSRLSGLRFSLPVDLAVRQLKNIKDAF; from the exons ATGGCGGCGGCTGAGGCGACGGCGGAGCCGGCCGcggcgggcgaggaggaggaggaggaggacgacgacgacgaggacgacgacgacgacgacgacgacgaggaggactcGTCGTCGTGGCCGCCGTGCGCGGCGGTGTCCGaggccggggcggaggcgggcgcgggcccgggccggtcccCGCCGTCGTGGTCCCCGCCGCCGTCGTCGCCGGAGCGGGCGGTGCGGCGGCTGCGCGCGGAGCGGCGGCGTCTGGACTCGGCGCTGCTGGCCCTCGCCTCGCACTTCGCGCAGGTGCAGTTCCGCCTGCGCCAGGTGGTGCGCGGGGCCCCGGACGACCAGCAGCGCCTCCTCCGAGAGCTCGAGGACTTCGCCTTCCGCGGCTGCCCGCACGTCCTcggcccccccgggacccccgggacccccgggacccccggcctcgGGGCCCGGCGCCGCCTGCCCGCCCGGGACGCG AGTGAGCGGGAGaaacagcagcacttggaagtccagagggagaggcagcgggAGCTCATCGTGCAGCTCAAGACCCAGCTGGATGACCTGGAGACCTTTGCCTACCAGGAGGGCAGCTACGACTCACTCCCCCAGTCCGTGGTGCTGGAGAGGCAGCGG GTGATCATCGATGAGCTGGCCAAGAAGTTGGGGGTGAACCTGAGTGAGGACGTGGGCGTGTTCTCTCCGGAGGAGCTGCGGCAGCGCGTGGACGCCGCCGTGGCCCAGATGGTCAATCCCGCTCGTGTGAAGGAGCAGCTGCTGGGGCAGCTGAAGACCCAGATCCGAGACCTCGAGATGTTCATCGCTTTCATCCAAG ACGCAGTTGGGAGTCCCTCGCAGACGGAGGATGGGCGCTGTGAGTGCGGGACCGGCCCCGTGCCCGCCGGGGCCTCTTCCCGAACGGGGACCCGGCCGCGCCCGGGCAACGCCAAGG TGACCCCCGAAGAAGCCCGGAAGATGCGAGCGACGGGGTTGCAGCTGCTGCGCCGGGCGCTGGCCGTGCTCCAGATGTTCGCCGTCACTCAGCTGGGCTGCGCCACGGGCCACGTCCCCCACCCGCTCTGGCGACCCGGCCACGGGGACGGGGACTACGGGCCGCTGCTGCGCAGGCTGGAGGCCTCCGTGGACAGGGTACGGCAGCTAGCCCtgaggcccccgccgcccccgggccaaGCCCCCGGCGGCCTGCCGGACCTCTCCCCCGCCAGCAAGGACGAGCTGACCGTGGCCGTGCGCAGGGAGCTGACGGCGGCCGTGCGGGACCTGCTGGCCCACGGGCTGGGGGCCGCCACGGCCTCCCCCGGCATGAGCCTGGTGCTGGCTCCCATCGCCTGCCTGCTGCCCGTGCTCTCCTCGGCGGCCACCTCCCCACGTGCCATGCACCCCTGGGAGCTCTTCGTCAAGTACTACGAGGCCAAGGACGGGCGGGCCTTCGCCGAGTCCCCGGCCCGCAAGCTCTCCCAGGCCTTCGCCCTGCCGGTGGGCGGGGGCGGCTCAGGGACCCCCGAGCAGGGCCTGTTGGCGGCCGTCCACCTGGTGCTGACGGAGCACGGCCCCTTCAAGCGCGGGGCCGACTCGGAGCTCAAGGCCCTGGTGTGCCTGGCCCTGAACGAGCAGCGCCTGGTCTCCTGGCTCAACCTGGTCTGCAAGTCGGGGGCCCTCGTCGAGCGCCACTACCAGCCCTGGAGCTACGTGGCCCACACGGGCTTCGAGGGCGCCCTCGCCCTGCTCAGCCGCCTCAGCGGCCTCCGCTTCAGCCTCCCCGTGGACCTGGCCGTCCGCCAGCTGAAGAACATCAAGGACGCCTTCTGA